CTCCTGCGTGGGCTTGTTGTAGTAGGGCGTCACGCTCAGCAGCCCGTCGGCGCCCATCGCCTCCAGCTCGCGCGCCAGTTCGATGACCTCCGCGGTGTTGTACCCGCCGCAACCCGCGAGCACCGGGCATCTGCCCTTCGCCTCTTCCAGAGTGATCTCGACCACGCGCAGATGCTCCGCGCGTGTCAGCGTCGGGCTTTCGCCCGTGGTGCCGCACGGCACGAGGAAATGAATGTCCGCCTCGAGCTGCCGCCGCACCAGGCGCCGCAGCGCTTCTTCATCCAGCGAGAGATCCTTGCGGAACGGTGTCACCAGAGCCGTCCCGCATCCGATGAATTGGCTCATGCCGCCTCCCTTCCCTGCCTCACGCCTTCAGCTCCCCGAACAGGACCTGGCTGAACTCATGGCATCCCTTCAGTCCCTGCGCCAGACGCTGCGCCGCCCACAGGGCGCCGCGGGCGAAGCCTTCGCGGCTCCGCGCCGTATGGCGCAGCGTGATCGTGTCAGCCGCCGAATCGAAGCCGATCTCGTGGGTGCCCGGGACTGCGCCCGCGCGGTTGCTGGCCGTGTCGATGCGGCCTTCGTAGCCAGCCTTCCGCATGGCTTCCACCAGCTTGAGCAGCGTGCCCGAAGGAGCGTCCTTCTTCGCGCTGTGGTGGATCTCCCAGGCCCAGGCTTCATATTCCGGCTGCCGGCTCAGCAGTTGCGCCGCCGCTGCGACGATGCGTTCGAACACATTCACGCCGATCGAGAAGTTCGGCCCGTAGATGAAGCCGGCGCCGCCCGCCTCGAACGCGGCTTTCACCTCGTCCAGCCGCGCGTACCAGCCGGTGGCGCCGCAGACCGTCGGGACGCCCAGCGAGGCGAGCTTCAGCAGGTTGCCGGGCGCGGCGTCGGGCGCGGTGAATTCGATGGCGGCCGCAATGCCGCGGAAATTCTCCGCCGTCAGCCCGGCGCCTCCGGCGTTGTTGTGAACATCGAGAATGAGCCCCGTCTCGAAGCCGTACTGCGGCGCAAGCTGCTCGATCAGCCTGCCCATTTTTCCGTATCCGACAAGCGCCAGCTTCACTCGAACACCTCCGGATCCAGTTCGCGGAAAAACTCCTCGTGCAGCGCCGCCACAGCCGGAACCACGTCCTCGTCGCGCACGACAAGGCTGACGTTGTTGAACGAAGCGCCGTGGCTGATCATCCGCACGTTGATCTCCCGCAGCGCATGGAAGATCCGCGCGCCGATGCCCGGCGTCTCGCGCAGCGCGTCGCCCACCAGGCACAGGATCGCCTGATCGGGGATCACGCGCACGTCGGAGATGCGGGCCAGCTCGCGCTCGATGTCGGCGATGAAGCGCGGCTGGTCGATGGTCACCGCCACGCAGACCTCGCTGGTCGTCACCAGATCCACGGGCGTCTGATAGCGGTCGAACACTTCGAAAATGCGGCGCAGAAAGCCGTGCGCCATCAGCATGCGCAGGCTGCGGATCTCGACTACGGTGATCCCGCGCTTGCAGGCGATCGACTTGATCGGATTGCGGCAGGGCACCGCACTGGCCACGATGAGCGTGCCTTCCACGTCGGGGCGGCGCGAGTTCAGGATGCGCACCGGGATGTTTTTCTCGATGGCCGGCTGCACGGTGGCCGGGTGCAGCACCTTGGCGCCGAAATAGGCGAGCTCCGCCGCTTCATCGAACGAGATCCGGCGCACCCGCCTGCCTCCGGGCAGCACGCGCGGATCGCAGGTCAGCATGCCGTCGACGTCGGTCCAGATCTGGATCTCTTCCGCGCCGATGCCCGCGCCGGCGATGGCCGCGGAAAAGTCGCTGCCGCCGCGGCCGAGCGTCGTCGTCGTGCCATCCGATGCGGCGCCGATGAATCCGCCCATCACGGCGACGCGGTCTTCCAGCAGCGGCGCCACTTTTTCCTTGAAGCGCGCATAGGTGCGGCTGTACAGCGGCAGCGCCTGCGTATGGCGGCTGTCGGTGATCAGCACCGTGCGCGCATCCACATGGACGGCGGGAATGCCCAGCCCGGGAAACAGCAGCGCGATCAGCGCGGACGACAGCCGCTCGCCGTAGCTCGCGGTCTCGTCCCACAGCGGGGGCGTTACCTGCCCCGCGGCGGCGATCTGCTCGAGCGTGGATTCGAGCTGCTCGAAGTGCCTTTCAAGCAGCCCGTCCATCGCCGGGCGGTCCTCCGCCCGCACGAGCGCGCCCGCTTCGCGACGGTGATAGGCGAGCAGCTCTTCGGCGTCGCGCAGCGCATCGCCGAGATTGCCGGCAGCGGCTTTGTCGGCCGCGGCCAGCAGGCGGTTGGTCGTCTTGCCCATGGCCGAGACTACCACCAGCGGCCTGCGGTCGAGCCGCGCGCGCACAATGCCGGCCACGCGCTCGATGGCGGCGGCGCTCTCCACCGAGGTGCCGCCGAATTTCATGACGATCATGGCTGCCTTCTACTTCAGATAGCCCTGCGCCACCATCAGCTCGGCGTTCAGCACCGCCGCGCCCGCGGCGCCGCGGATCGTATTGTGCGCCAGGCAGACGAACTTGTAGTCGAGCACCGGGCAGGTGCGCAGGCGGCCGACGGTGACGGTCATGCCGTTGTCCCGCCACGCATCGCGCCGCGGCTGCGGGCGGTTTTCCGAGTGAAGGTACAGGACGGGCTTAGGCGGCGCGCTGGGCAGCTTCAGCTTCTGCGGCTCGGCGGTGAATTCGTCGTAGGCGTGGATCAGCTCCTGCAGGGACGCTTTCCGGCTCAGGCTGACGCTCACCGTCACCGTGTGGCCGTCGAGCACGGGCACGCGGTTGCAGTGCGCGCTCACGCGCGCCGGCAGGTAGTCGATGTGATCGCCGGCGAACTCGCCCAGGATCTTCAGAGTCTCGGTTTCCATCTTCCCTTCCTCGCCGCCGATGAAGGGAATCACGTTGCCGACGATGTCAAACGAGGCCACGCCCGGATAGCCCGCGCCGGAGACCGCCTGCATCGTTGTGGCGATCACCTGCGTGATGCCGAACGGCTTCAGAGGCGCCAGCCCCATCGTCAGCGCGACGGTCGAGCAGTTCGGATTGGTCACCACGGCGCCCTTCCAGCCCCGCTTGTGCTGGTGCTCGATCAGCTTCAGATGCCCCGCGTTGATTTCCGGCACCAGCAGGGGCACGTCGGGCTCCATGCGGTGGTTGCGCGAGTTGGAGACCACATAGTGGCCCGCCTCGGCGAAAGCCCGCTCGATTTCGGTGGCGACGGACGCATCCATGGCCGAAAAAACAAGCTTGGGCGCTTTTGTTTCCGGCTTGCATTCCTGCACGGTCAGGCGCGCCGCGGCTTGCGGCATGTCGCCTTCCAGCCGCCACGGGGCGGCCTCGTGGTAGGGTTTGCCCGCCGAGCGGTCGCTCGCGCCGACCCAGGTCAGCTCGAACCAGGGATGACCGTCGAGAAAGCGGATGAAATTCTGGCCCACCATTCCGGTGGCGCCCAGGACGCCGACTTCGATCTTCTTCATGACTGCCTCTTCCATTCTCGTCCGGCGGGTTGCAGAGCCTGCTTGCGGCTGCCGCCGCGCCGGCCGTAGTCCGCTCCGGCATCAGGCGGCCAGCAGCCGCTTGACCATGGTCTGGTAAATCGTGACGGCCTCGGCCAGTTGCGCCCTGGGCACGCGCTCTTCGCTGGTGTGAGCCACGTGAATCGAGCCGGGTCCGATCAGGAACGGCTCGCCCCAGGCGCCTCCGAACGCCGGAATGTCGGTAGTGAAAGCCACCACCGTTGTTTCGAAGCCATCCAGCGCGCCCAGTTTCAGCGCGGGGATGCAGAGAATCTCGCGGGCTTCCGCCAGCCCCTCCACGGCGCGGGCCACCGCCTCGCGCAGAGGCTCAGGATCGCCCACCAGCCGGAACATGAGCGATGCCTCGGCGTGGTCGGGAATGACGTTCGGCGCCCTGCCGCCGCTGATCTGCCCGATGTTCAGAGTGCACGGACCCAGCACCGGGTCCTGCGGCAGCGGAATGGCCCGGACGCGCGCCAGGGCGTCCAGCAGTTTCTCGATCGCCGATTCGCCCAGCTCGGGATAGGCGGAATGCGCCATGCGCCCCGAGGCGCGCAGCTCGTACCGCAACGCGCCCTTGCTGCCAATGGCGAGCCGGTTTTCGGTCGGCTCGCCGTTGATCAGAAACCGGCTGCCGCGGGGGTGACGGGCGGCATGGAACGCGCCGGCGCTGTTTTTCTCCTCGCCGACGACGAACAGAAGGGCGAAGTTCCGCACGCCTTCTTCCAGCAGCTTCTCCGCCGCGCAGATCATCGCCGCGATGATGCCCTTGACGTCGCAGGCGCCCCGCCCCCAGATGAACTGGCCGTCCTCGCTGGAGGGAATGAACGGCGGCACCGTGTCCAGATGCGTGGAAAGCGTGACTCGCGGCTCGCCGATGCAGGCCAGCACGTTGTTCCGCCGCGGCTCGACTTCCATCTTCTCCACACGCCCGCCATGGCGCGAAAACAGCGGCTCCAGCAGCCCGGCGACGTAGTCGCCGACCCGCTCCTCGTTGCCCGTGATGGATTCAATGTCCACCAGCGCGCGGGTCAATGAGAAAACATCCATGGGAGGGAAAGAACTTAGAGGATATCGAATCCCGAAACGCCGATTCAAGCAGCTGGCGGGCGGGGCGCCGGATCCATAGGCAACACCTATGCGAGTGAAAGGCGACATTGAACAGGGTTCCGCCTTACACTGAGGGGGAACTCTGGTTCCGCCTCGACAGGCGGTAGCTCATCTCAGCAACACAAGGAGACCAAGAGCGATGACGACAAGGCATCGAATGCTGCTTCCGTTCGTGGCGGCGGCAGTTCTGATCTCGCTCGCCGGCACCGCCGGTGCGCAGATCCCGCAAAGCAACAAATTCTGGTGGCCCGACCAGCTCGACCTCTCGCCGCTGCGCGCGCATGCGGCGGAGTCCAACCCGTACGGCAAGGACTTCGACTACGCGAAGGAGTTTTCCACTCTGGACCTGAAGCAGGTGAAGAAGGACATCGAGAAAGTCCTGACGACCTCGCAGGACTGGTGGCCCGCCGACTACGGCCACTACGGTCCGCTGATCATCCGCATGGCCTGGCACAGCGCCGGCACGTACCGCACGCTGGACGGCCGCGGCGGCGCCGACGGCGGCCAGCAGCGCTTCGATCCCCTGAACAGCTGGCCTGACAACGCCAACCTCGACAAGGCCCGCCGCCTGCTGTGGCCCGTCAAGCAGAAGTACGGGCGCAAGCTTTCCTGGGCGGACCTGATGGTGCTGGCCGGCAACGTCGCGCTCGAGTCGATGGGCTTCAAGACCATCGGCTTCGCCGGCGGCCGCATCGACGAGTGGGAGCCCGACAAGGTCTACTGGGGCCCCGAGCAGAAGATGCTCGACGACAAGCGCTACAGCGGCGACCGCAACCTTGCCAAGCCGCTGGCCGCCGTGCAGATGGGCCTGATCTACGTGAATCCGGAAGGCCCCAACGGCAAGCCCGATCCTCTTGCTGCAGCCAAAGACATCCGCGAAACCTTCGGCCGCATGGCCATGAATGACGAAGAGACCGTCGCCCTGATCGCCGGCGGCCACACCTTCGGCAAGGCCCACGGCGCGCACGATCCGAACAAGTGCCTCGGCCCCGAGCCTGCGGCGGCTTCCGTCGAACTGCAGGGTCTCGGCTGGGAGAACCGGTGCGGCAAGGGCAACGCCGGCGACACGATCACCAGCGGTCTGGAAGGCGCCTGGACGGCGAACCCCATCCAGTGGACCACGCAGTATCTCGACAACCTCTTCCGCTTCGAGTGGGTGCAGACCAGGAGCCCTGCCGGCGCCATCCAGTGGGTGCCCGCCAACAACCAGGCCTCCAACCTGGTGCCCGATGCGCATGACCCGAAGAAGCGTCACGCGCCCATCATGTTCACCACCGACCTGGCGCTGAAATTCGACCCGGTTTACCGTGAGATCGCACTGCGTTTCCGGGACAATCCCGAGGAATTCCGCCTGGCCTTCGCCAAGGCGTGGTTCAAGCTGACGCACCGCGACCTCGGGCCCCGCTCCCGTTATCTCGGCTCCGAGGTGCCCGCCGAGGAGTTCCTGTGGCAGGACCCGCTGCCGAAGGCCGATCATGCGCTGATCGACGCGAAGGACATCGCGCAGCTCAAGTCGAAGATCCTCGCTTCGGGCCTCACGGTTCCCGAGCTGGTCCGCACCGCCTGGGCTTCGGCGGCCTCGTTCCGGGCCAGCGACATGCGCGGCGGCGCCAACGGCGCGCGCATCCGGCTCGCTCCGATGAAGGACTGGGAAGCCAACAACCCGGCCGAGCTGGCGAAAGTCCTGCAGCGGCTGGAAGCGATCCAGCAGGAGTTCAACCGCTCCCAGAAGGGCGGCAAGAAGGTCTCGCTCGCTGATCTGATCGTGCTGGGCGGCTCCGCCGCGGTGGAGAAGGCGGCCAAGGACGGCGGCTTCAACGTGGCTGTGCCGTTCACGCCCGGCCGCGTGGACGCCACGCAGGAGCAGACCGATGTGCAGTCCTTCGCCGTGCTCGAGCCTACCGCGGACGGTTTCCGCAACTACTACCGCAAGGACCACTTCCTGCCGCCGGCGGAAGCGCTGGTCGACAGGGCCAATCAGCTCAGGCTCACGGTGCCGGAGATGACGGTCCTGGTGGGCGGGCTGCGCGCCCTTGACGCCAACGCGGGCGGGTCGAAGCACGGAGTGCTGACGAGCCGGCCCGGCGTGCTGACGAACGACTTCTTCGTCAACCTGCTCGACATGTCCACCAAGTGGAACAAGTCGGCCTCGCAGGAAGGCGTCTACGAGGGCCGGGACCGCAAGACCAACGAGCTGAAGTGGACCGCGACCACCGTGGACCTGATCTTCGGCTCCAACTCCGAGTTGCGGGCGATCGCCGAGGTGTACGCCTCTTCCGACGCGAAGGAGAAGTTCGTCCGCGACTTCGTGGCCGCCTGGACCAAGGTGATGGAGCTCGACCGCTTCGACCTGCGCCGCCCCGCGGGCGCGGCAGGCCCGACGCGCAGCACGGACTGAGCCCGTCTTCCCAACGCCCGGACAGGCCCCTCCGCCTGTCCGGGCTTTTTTGCTTTCCGGCGGCGTGGCGGCCGCACGCCGGTTGCGTTCACAATAGACAAAGACCCCCGGATGAGTTCCTTCCTTGAACTCCTGAAGACATGGGGCCCTCTTGGCGCCCTGCTGATCGCGTTCATCGACGGAATCGGCCTGCCGAACCCCGGCGGCCCCGATTATCTCGTTCTCTTTCTCGCCTGGACGCACCCGCAGACCGCCTGGCTGAGCGCCGCTCTGGCCACCGCAGGCGCGCTGGGCGGCAGTCTGGGGCTGTTCTGGATCGCGCGCAAGGGGGGCGAGAAGTACCTCGAAAAGCACGCCAGCGGACCGCGCGCGATGAAATTCCGCGGCTGGTTCCAGCGCTACGGGCTCGTGACGGTCTTCATCCCCGCGCTGGTGCCCGTGATTCCGCTGCCGATGAAAGTGTTCGTCATCAGCGCCGGCGCGCTGGGCGTGCAGCCGCTGGCGTTCCTTGCGGTGATGGCGGCGGGCAAGATTCCGCGCTTCCTGTTTTTCGCCTGGCTCGGCAAGGAGCTGGGCGAGAACTCCGCGCAATGGCTCAAGGACCACCGCTGGCACTTCCTGCTCGGCGCCGTAGCGCTGGCGGCGGCCCTGTTCCTGCTGGTCCGGCTCTCCGACCGCAAAAAGGGGACAGGAACACAATTCCCCTTTTCCGCCCGCTGATCGCCTTCCCCGCGCACGGGCCGCTTCCCATAGACTGGACGCGGAGGCCCGCCATGCTCAGCCGCCGCGAGTTCCACGCCGCCCTGCTTGCCGCGCCGCAGGCGCTGATCGCCAACCCGCTCGACATGCGCATCGAGTCGGTGGAAACAGCCGAGGAAAGCTACACCTACCGCACGCCCATCAAGTTCGGCGGCTCGGTCGTCGACCGCGTGACGCTGCTCAACGTCCGCATCCGCGCGCGAAACCGCGCGGGCCGCGAAACGGAAGGCTTCGGCTCCATGCCCCTCGGCAACATCTGGAGCTGGCCCAGCCGCAGGCTCAGCTATGACGAGACGCTTGCGGCCATGCGCCGTCTCGCCCTGCGGCTGCGCGAAGTGACGGCGCAGATGCAGGATTACGGGCATCCCATCGAGCTGAACCATCATCTGGAGCCCGCCTGGCTGCGCGCCGCTGCCGAAGTCCCGTCTCCCGAGCCGATCCCGAAGCTCGCCGTTCTGGTCACGGCCAGCCCGTTCGACGCGGCCCTGCATGACGCCTATGGCAAGCTGTGCGGCGCCAGCGTCTACCACTGCTACACGCGCCGCCACCTCCGCGAGGACCTCGGCCGGTATCTGGGGCGCGAATTCCGCGGACTGCACCTCGAACAGTTCGTTCTGCGCGATCC
This DNA window, taken from Bryobacteraceae bacterium, encodes the following:
- a CDS encoding aspartate-semialdehyde dehydrogenase — protein: MKKIEVGVLGATGMVGQNFIRFLDGHPWFELTWVGASDRSAGKPYHEAAPWRLEGDMPQAAARLTVQECKPETKAPKLVFSAMDASVATEIERAFAEAGHYVVSNSRNHRMEPDVPLLVPEINAGHLKLIEHQHKRGWKGAVVTNPNCSTVALTMGLAPLKPFGITQVIATTMQAVSGAGYPGVASFDIVGNVIPFIGGEEGKMETETLKILGEFAGDHIDYLPARVSAHCNRVPVLDGHTVTVSVSLSRKASLQELIHAYDEFTAEPQKLKLPSAPPKPVLYLHSENRPQPRRDAWRDNGMTVTVGRLRTCPVLDYKFVCLAHNTIRGAAGAAVLNAELMVAQGYLK
- the katG2 gene encoding catalase-peroxidase 2, which translates into the protein MTTRHRMLLPFVAAAVLISLAGTAGAQIPQSNKFWWPDQLDLSPLRAHAAESNPYGKDFDYAKEFSTLDLKQVKKDIEKVLTTSQDWWPADYGHYGPLIIRMAWHSAGTYRTLDGRGGADGGQQRFDPLNSWPDNANLDKARRLLWPVKQKYGRKLSWADLMVLAGNVALESMGFKTIGFAGGRIDEWEPDKVYWGPEQKMLDDKRYSGDRNLAKPLAAVQMGLIYVNPEGPNGKPDPLAAAKDIRETFGRMAMNDEETVALIAGGHTFGKAHGAHDPNKCLGPEPAAASVELQGLGWENRCGKGNAGDTITSGLEGAWTANPIQWTTQYLDNLFRFEWVQTRSPAGAIQWVPANNQASNLVPDAHDPKKRHAPIMFTTDLALKFDPVYREIALRFRDNPEEFRLAFAKAWFKLTHRDLGPRSRYLGSEVPAEEFLWQDPLPKADHALIDAKDIAQLKSKILASGLTVPELVRTAWASAASFRASDMRGGANGARIRLAPMKDWEANNPAELAKVLQRLEAIQQEFNRSQKGGKKVSLADLIVLGGSAAVEKAAKDGGFNVAVPFTPGRVDATQEQTDVQSFAVLEPTADGFRNYYRKDHFLPPAEALVDRANQLRLTVPEMTVLVGGLRALDANAGGSKHGVLTSRPGVLTNDFFVNLLDMSTKWNKSASQEGVYEGRDRKTNELKWTATTVDLIFGSNSELRAIAEVYASSDAKEKFVRDFVAAWTKVMELDRFDLRRPAGAAGPTRSTD
- the lysC gene encoding aspartokinase, which translates into the protein MIVMKFGGTSVESAAAIERVAGIVRARLDRRPLVVVSAMGKTTNRLLAAADKAAAGNLGDALRDAEELLAYHRREAGALVRAEDRPAMDGLLERHFEQLESTLEQIAAAGQVTPPLWDETASYGERLSSALIALLFPGLGIPAVHVDARTVLITDSRHTQALPLYSRTYARFKEKVAPLLEDRVAVMGGFIGAASDGTTTTLGRGGSDFSAAIAGAGIGAEEIQIWTDVDGMLTCDPRVLPGGRRVRRISFDEAAELAYFGAKVLHPATVQPAIEKNIPVRILNSRRPDVEGTLIVASAVPCRNPIKSIACKRGITVVEIRSLRMLMAHGFLRRIFEVFDRYQTPVDLVTTSEVCVAVTIDQPRFIADIERELARISDVRVIPDQAILCLVGDALRETPGIGARIFHALREINVRMISHGASFNNVSLVVRDEDVVPAVAALHEEFFRELDPEVFE
- the dapB gene encoding 4-hydroxy-tetrahydrodipicolinate reductase, with amino-acid sequence MKLALVGYGKMGRLIEQLAPQYGFETGLILDVHNNAGGAGLTAENFRGIAAAIEFTAPDAAPGNLLKLASLGVPTVCGATGWYARLDEVKAAFEAGGAGFIYGPNFSIGVNVFERIVAAAAQLLSRQPEYEAWAWEIHHSAKKDAPSGTLLKLVEAMRKAGYEGRIDTASNRAGAVPGTHEIGFDSAADTITLRHTARSREGFARGALWAAQRLAQGLKGCHEFSQVLFGELKA
- a CDS encoding succinyl-diaminopimelate desuccinylase; translation: MDVFSLTRALVDIESITGNEERVGDYVAGLLEPLFSRHGGRVEKMEVEPRRNNVLACIGEPRVTLSTHLDTVPPFIPSSEDGQFIWGRGACDVKGIIAAMICAAEKLLEEGVRNFALLFVVGEEKNSAGAFHAARHPRGSRFLINGEPTENRLAIGSKGALRYELRASGRMAHSAYPELGESAIEKLLDALARVRAIPLPQDPVLGPCTLNIGQISGGRAPNVIPDHAEASLMFRLVGDPEPLREAVARAVEGLAEAREILCIPALKLGALDGFETTVVAFTTDIPAFGGAWGEPFLIGPGSIHVAHTSEERVPRAQLAEAVTIYQTMVKRLLAA